One window of the Halobacillus litoralis genome contains the following:
- a CDS encoding DUF2188 domain-containing protein — protein MKQYSVVPNKDVTGWFVKIEDVAPTDEYDERDTAVEKAEAIAKENKPSKLSILDQNHEVEEERTY, from the coding sequence ATGAAACAATATAGTGTTGTACCTAATAAAGATGTAACTGGATGGTTTGTGAAAATTGAGGATGTCGCTCCGACAGATGAATATGATGAGCGCGATACAGCTGTGGAGAAGGCTGAAGCGATTGCTAAGGAGAACAAGCCGAGTAAGCTGTCTATCTTAGATCAAAACCATGAAGTAGAAGAGGAACGAACTTATTAA
- a CDS encoding TetR/AcrR family transcriptional regulator, with protein sequence MDQKSIYIIEQSIKLFAKKGFSSTSVQEIAKECGISKGAFYLHFKTKDALLFEIFNYYYNRIQTKIEEIQNLDVDARTKFTKQLQVTFEELADHREFIIMQIREQAIPFNENIDGFLKQMRLNSYLFYKKHLLNIYGSHVEETIWEVSFLLQGIFKGYMDLIIIEGADLNFEVLSKAVLRRTDFIIEGFEQSGDQPVINDEFIQKIIPEALEGHGKDLLLSKLQEIRADDDQEVQDTVAVLLEEMNRESPRTAILKGMLTNLEKNKHYEGFVSEVRSFYQL encoded by the coding sequence ATGGACCAAAAATCAATATATATCATAGAACAGTCCATCAAACTGTTTGCCAAAAAAGGCTTCAGCTCAACGTCTGTTCAAGAGATTGCTAAGGAATGCGGAATATCAAAAGGCGCATTTTATCTTCACTTCAAAACTAAAGACGCCCTTTTATTTGAAATCTTCAATTATTATTACAATCGCATCCAAACCAAAATAGAAGAGATTCAAAACCTTGATGTCGATGCTCGCACTAAATTCACAAAACAATTACAAGTGACATTTGAAGAACTTGCCGATCACCGCGAGTTCATTATTATGCAAATAAGGGAACAGGCTATTCCATTCAACGAAAATATCGATGGTTTCCTTAAACAAATGCGACTGAATTCTTACTTATTTTATAAAAAACACCTTTTGAACATCTATGGAAGTCACGTCGAGGAGACAATTTGGGAAGTGAGCTTTTTATTGCAGGGAATCTTTAAAGGATATATGGATTTAATCATTATCGAGGGTGCCGATTTAAACTTCGAAGTTTTGTCCAAAGCGGTGTTGCGACGCACGGACTTTATTATAGAAGGCTTTGAACAAAGTGGTGACCAACCAGTCATTAATGATGAATTCATACAAAAAATCATTCCTGAGGCGTTAGAAGGTCATGGAAAAGATCTTCTCCTATCGAAGCTTCAGGAAATCCGAGCAGATGACGATCAAGAAGTACAGGACACAGTTGCTGTGCTGCTTGAAGAAATGAACCGTGAGTCTCCTCGCACGGCTATATTGAAAGGGATGCTGACAAACCTAGAAAAAAACAAACATTATGAAGGTTTCGTGTCTGAAGTACGCTCCTTTTATCAACTTTGA
- a CDS encoding polysaccharide deacetylase family protein, producing the protein MKQPILYMLLFTVLLSTGCSFIASANKDSEEPASSESPVYQVTMETDIVEYDEFHITIHYPQTPNNQMNQTIVDYVNQQKTYFKQESYNSIQEGQSNESHELHIDFEVLHQNQRFFVVRFKETMDIGKDNPITDQTIMNFDKKNGKRLEVGELFKDDVYYVDRLSELTIEKLEKGVEQGTVENSVVQPKPENYKHVALSGEGLVIYFNKDKRLPSSINLELEEVSSMMRSEYAEAIGELSNAKSKSSTPESASSTVTVEDSIDGDLDGNKRAAITFDDGPHPKVTAEILNLLDKYEAKATFFMIGKRVSYYPEVARDVADRGHEIGNHTWNHPRLNRLTSEQVDDQIESTQKIIKQVTGKEVGLIRLPFGEEPPLDYKNQLDAVPWTIYSEGWKDKEALEISQEILSQVEDGSIILLHELNNKTPETLELILKNLKHEGYDLVPVSKLEQDK; encoded by the coding sequence ATGAAGCAACCTATTTTATATATGTTACTGTTTACCGTTTTGCTATCAACGGGATGTTCGTTCATAGCAAGTGCTAATAAGGATTCAGAAGAACCTGCATCGTCAGAGTCTCCTGTCTATCAGGTAACGATGGAAACCGACATCGTAGAATATGATGAATTTCATATCACTATACATTATCCCCAGACACCCAACAATCAGATGAACCAAACCATCGTTGACTATGTGAATCAACAAAAAACATACTTTAAACAAGAAAGTTATAACAGTATTCAAGAAGGACAGTCTAATGAGTCGCATGAATTGCATATCGACTTTGAGGTTCTCCACCAAAACCAACGATTTTTCGTAGTGAGATTCAAAGAAACGATGGATATCGGTAAGGACAATCCGATTACTGATCAAACCATTATGAATTTTGACAAAAAGAACGGAAAACGTCTTGAAGTTGGTGAATTGTTCAAGGATGATGTTTACTATGTGGATCGACTGTCTGAACTCACAATAGAAAAACTTGAAAAAGGCGTCGAACAGGGAACAGTAGAGAATTCAGTTGTACAGCCAAAGCCTGAAAACTACAAACATGTCGCTCTCTCTGGAGAAGGATTAGTCATTTATTTTAATAAGGATAAGCGATTACCATCCAGCATTAATCTGGAACTTGAAGAGGTTTCCAGTATGATGCGTTCGGAGTATGCAGAAGCGATAGGGGAACTTTCAAATGCGAAATCAAAATCTTCAACTCCTGAATCTGCATCTTCAACAGTTACCGTTGAGGACTCCATCGATGGGGATTTGGATGGAAATAAGCGGGCAGCTATCACATTTGATGATGGACCTCACCCTAAAGTGACTGCAGAAATCCTTAATCTTTTAGACAAATATGAAGCAAAAGCGACTTTCTTCATGATTGGAAAAAGAGTAAGTTATTATCCAGAGGTGGCACGTGACGTGGCAGACCGCGGTCATGAAATAGGTAACCATACATGGAATCACCCGCGGTTAAACAGATTGACTTCTGAGCAAGTCGACGATCAAATTGAATCGACACAAAAAATAATCAAACAAGTGACTGGCAAAGAGGTAGGGCTGATCAGATTACCGTTTGGTGAAGAACCTCCGCTGGATTATAAAAACCAACTGGATGCGGTTCCTTGGACTATATATTCTGAAGGGTGGAAGGACAAAGAAGCTTTGGAAATCTCTCAGGAGATCCTTTCACAAGTAGAAGATGGTTCTATCATTTTACTTCATGAGTTGAATAATAAAACTCCAGAAACACTTGAGCTGATTTTAAAGAATCTGAAACATGAAGGATATGATTTGGTTCCTGTGAGTAAATTAGAACAAGATAAATAG
- the metX gene encoding homoserine O-acetyltransferase MetX translates to MSLKNPTSQPLTSSSIAIGSFTFESGEHLKHVELAYERYGPQGAPVILVCHALTGNQIAVGSDEEPGWWAGLIGDGCPIDTKHFQVITFNVLGGCHGSTGPASINPETGRKYRQSFPDVTIRDMVHAQYQALQKLGVKEVQAVAGGSLGGMQTYEWGLLYPGYMKQLFILAATPYLSDYGIAFNHIGARAIQTDPQFKEGYYESNDQLQGFEIARMTGMVTYRSSTLFQKRFARSHNAETSYNIQSYLDHQGDKIKEHFDANSYLYLLQAMNNHDIGRGREGWKTAAEKYEADIYTISFEHDLLYPCALISHFAEYSPRAEHHHVDTDYGHDGFLVEFNRWGNWIHNKLFQK, encoded by the coding sequence ATGTCATTGAAGAACCCCACCAGCCAGCCACTTACAAGCAGTTCTATAGCCATCGGATCTTTCACTTTTGAATCTGGTGAACATTTGAAGCATGTTGAGCTTGCTTATGAACGTTATGGTCCTCAAGGGGCCCCTGTCATCCTCGTATGTCACGCCTTGACAGGTAACCAAATTGCAGTGGGATCAGACGAAGAGCCAGGCTGGTGGGCAGGATTGATCGGAGATGGTTGTCCAATAGACACCAAACATTTTCAAGTCATTACATTCAATGTATTAGGAGGCTGTCACGGCTCTACCGGCCCTGCTAGTATCAATCCTGAAACAGGGAGAAAATACCGCCAGAGCTTCCCTGACGTTACGATACGTGATATGGTTCACGCCCAATATCAAGCTCTGCAAAAATTAGGTGTCAAAGAAGTCCAGGCCGTCGCCGGTGGTTCTCTTGGTGGAATGCAAACATATGAATGGGGGCTTCTCTATCCTGGTTACATGAAGCAGTTGTTCATCCTGGCTGCTACTCCCTATTTAAGTGATTATGGCATTGCCTTCAATCATATCGGGGCACGCGCCATACAAACCGACCCGCAGTTCAAAGAAGGCTATTATGAATCGAATGACCAGCTGCAAGGCTTCGAAATCGCCCGGATGACAGGTATGGTCACCTATAGAAGCAGTACACTTTTCCAGAAAAGGTTTGCACGCTCTCACAATGCTGAAACTTCATATAACATTCAATCCTACCTGGATCACCAAGGGGATAAAATTAAAGAACACTTCGATGCCAACAGTTATCTTTATCTCCTTCAAGCTATGAATAATCATGATATCGGCCGAGGGAGGGAAGGCTGGAAGACAGCAGCAGAAAAATACGAAGCAGATATATATACCATCAGCTTTGAACATGACCTTCTCTATCCTTGTGCCTTAATCAGCCATTTCGCTGAATACTCGCCTCGAGCTGAGCATCATCATGTGGATACAGACTATGGGCATGATGGATTTCTTGTTGAATTCAACCGCTGGGGAAATTGGATCCACAACAAACTATTCCAAAAATAA
- a CDS encoding NAD(P)/FAD-dependent oxidoreductase has product MDDHYDVIIVGARVAGSSLAILLGQIGKKVLLIDKADFPSDTLSTHYMSHTEFLNELGVLDRLEQSGLRKVRRMRTYIGASFVEGPRSSYTIIPKRDQLDYVLIEKAKEYPNVTVMPRSPARGLLWEGNKVTGVRIDKGSNVFHVHSDLVVGADGKNSNIAHWVNAEKYKQTDPVRPVLYGYYEGIQPLSEPTTEIFLHEGRIGFLFPMEEGRDCLGLEIHPEEFKNMMKDPEKKFEEIYQQHYGMEKRMESARLQGKIIGTPGMPNFFREAYGKGWALVGDAGHSKDPSTGLGINDAFMQSFYLVEAVRQVDHGHDWAEAMASFVKKRDEQLLPGFQLTLDYIQSLRMWTTNEVALFQSIAANPMAWNKLAPNIGKHLAEDTKDFPLLHTVVEMEAEQFGFKKE; this is encoded by the coding sequence ATGGATGATCATTATGATGTAATTATAGTCGGAGCTCGAGTGGCGGGTTCTAGTTTAGCGATATTATTAGGACAAATTGGAAAGAAAGTATTGCTCATAGATAAAGCGGATTTTCCAAGTGATACATTATCAACACACTATATGTCGCATACAGAGTTTTTGAATGAGCTGGGTGTGCTGGATCGTTTAGAGCAATCAGGCTTACGCAAAGTCCGCCGCATGCGCACATATATCGGGGCGAGCTTTGTAGAAGGACCTCGTTCTTCCTATACGATTATTCCAAAACGCGACCAGCTGGATTATGTTTTGATAGAAAAAGCAAAAGAATACCCTAATGTCACTGTCATGCCCAGAAGTCCTGCTCGTGGATTATTGTGGGAAGGGAACAAAGTCACAGGAGTTCGAATTGATAAGGGAAGTAATGTATTCCACGTACATAGTGATTTAGTCGTGGGGGCAGATGGAAAGAATTCAAATATTGCTCACTGGGTCAATGCAGAAAAGTACAAACAAACAGACCCCGTACGTCCCGTTCTTTACGGTTATTATGAAGGAATACAACCTTTGAGTGAACCTACGACCGAAATTTTCTTGCATGAAGGGAGAATCGGATTCCTTTTTCCCATGGAGGAAGGGCGGGATTGTCTAGGATTGGAAATTCACCCGGAAGAATTCAAAAACATGATGAAAGATCCTGAAAAGAAATTTGAAGAAATTTATCAACAGCATTATGGAATGGAGAAGCGTATGGAGTCAGCCCGTTTGCAAGGGAAAATCATAGGGACACCCGGTATGCCAAACTTTTTCAGGGAAGCTTATGGAAAAGGGTGGGCTCTGGTTGGCGATGCCGGTCATAGTAAAGACCCCAGCACGGGTCTCGGTATCAATGATGCCTTCATGCAATCCTTTTACTTAGTTGAAGCTGTCAGACAGGTGGATCACGGACATGATTGGGCTGAAGCGATGGCGTCTTTTGTGAAAAAAAGAGATGAGCAGCTCCTCCCTGGATTTCAATTGACACTTGACTACATTCAATCACTAAGGATGTGGACAACAAATGAAGTGGCTTTATTCCAATCTATCGCCGCTAACCCGATGGCATGGAATAAGCTGGCCCCGAATATAGGAAAACATCTAGCAGAAGATACGAAAGATTTTCCCTTGCTCCATACAGTCGTTGAGATGGAAGCAGAGCAATTCGGCTTTAAAAAGGAATAA
- a CDS encoding DUF4166 domain-containing protein: MKSIYHKALGDNFHRLHPEMQKKYGLTSKQNLMILGQGRMTEIRGTHPLLRPLLQIGARDHLVFAERGKDVPFTLENYVYTDEEGRETISWIRRFFFPYSIRGFDAAMRFDEEKQKIVDCLGKTGVLQTELDLHVTAAGGLYMESKALNLKGERFLPSPVTALYEHYDETEDAYRVHVHVEHPLFGTILMYEGTVHTEFLPMTYNNIPERGVLE, translated from the coding sequence ATGAAATCGATTTACCACAAAGCATTAGGAGACAATTTTCACCGCCTTCACCCAGAGATGCAAAAAAAGTATGGTCTGACAAGTAAGCAAAACCTGATGATCTTAGGTCAAGGAAGAATGACAGAAATCAGAGGGACTCATCCTCTTTTACGACCTTTATTGCAAATAGGAGCAAGAGATCATCTCGTTTTTGCTGAGCGTGGCAAGGATGTGCCATTCACTTTAGAGAATTATGTGTATACAGATGAAGAGGGACGTGAGACGATCAGCTGGATTCGCCGTTTCTTTTTCCCTTATTCCATCCGTGGCTTCGATGCGGCGATGAGGTTCGACGAAGAAAAGCAGAAGATTGTTGACTGTCTTGGTAAAACAGGAGTCCTCCAAACAGAACTCGATCTGCATGTAACAGCAGCAGGTGGTCTTTATATGGAGTCGAAGGCACTGAATCTAAAAGGTGAACGATTTTTGCCGAGCCCTGTAACCGCGCTATATGAACACTATGATGAAACCGAAGACGCTTATCGTGTCCATGTTCATGTTGAACATCCTTTGTTTGGTACAATACTTATGTACGAAGGAACGGTGCATACCGAATTTCTGCCAATGACATATAACAATATTCCAGAACGTGGCGTATTAGAATAG
- a CDS encoding PLP-dependent aspartate aminotransferase family protein produces the protein MTQPFHTYGAETQLLHGGQEPDPTTGSRAVPIYQTTSYVFNDTTHAQNLFSLAEPGNIYTRIGNPTVDVFEQRIALLEDGAAAVATASGMSAITMAILNVAHAGDDIVTSTNLYGGTYNLFVHTLPRYGINVHFVDGNDSEAFNKAITPNTKAIFAETIGNPSLDVLDIEGVADVAHTHHIPLIIDNTFATPYVCKPIAWGADIVIHSATKWIGGHGTTIGGVIVDSGRFDWNHDKFPGFTEPDESYNGIRFGIDVGPAGFAIKLRVQLLRDLGACLSPQNAFLLLQGLETLHLRIKKHADQALEVAEYLKNHKGVEWVNYPGLTDHPTHQLAEKYFNYGYGSIVVFGIKGDREAGRKLIDHTTIWSHVANVGDAKSLIIHPASTTHQQLSEENLQKSGVKEELVRLSVGLESVEDLIHDLDCAIEHATGYSQPYGTAKNLAEKILVSSLSRSNEEIRQKVIAIIQSSDKSHGNEEKKLARLGFKVIPLQQVEDVIDLTSPVDIVYVDRLDEEILQIADSINPSLIWSQKPYKSESDHIFSGLNLYEAIITIQSGKDITTTLVSV, from the coding sequence ATGACACAACCTTTCCATACGTACGGTGCTGAAACTCAATTGCTTCATGGAGGCCAAGAGCCCGACCCCACTACAGGTTCAAGGGCAGTGCCGATTTATCAGACCACCTCTTACGTGTTCAACGACACAACACATGCCCAGAACCTTTTCTCTTTAGCGGAACCAGGTAATATCTATACAAGGATCGGAAATCCCACAGTGGATGTATTTGAACAACGCATCGCCCTATTGGAAGACGGAGCAGCAGCAGTAGCCACGGCATCCGGGATGTCTGCCATTACCATGGCCATCTTGAATGTGGCTCATGCCGGTGACGATATCGTTACCTCAACCAACCTTTACGGCGGGACATACAACTTATTCGTCCATACACTCCCTCGTTATGGTATAAATGTCCATTTTGTTGATGGGAACGATTCCGAAGCATTCAATAAAGCAATCACCCCGAATACAAAGGCAATTTTTGCTGAAACGATCGGAAACCCAAGCCTCGATGTGTTGGATATCGAAGGTGTCGCAGATGTAGCTCACACCCACCATATCCCATTAATTATCGATAATACATTTGCAACTCCTTATGTATGTAAACCAATCGCCTGGGGCGCGGATATTGTTATTCATTCAGCTACAAAATGGATTGGGGGTCATGGTACTACAATAGGCGGGGTAATTGTCGATAGCGGCCGCTTTGATTGGAACCATGATAAATTCCCTGGTTTTACAGAACCTGATGAAAGTTATAACGGCATTCGTTTCGGTATAGATGTCGGGCCTGCTGGTTTTGCAATCAAACTTCGTGTTCAGCTATTACGTGACCTCGGTGCATGCCTCAGTCCTCAAAATGCTTTTTTATTGCTACAAGGTTTAGAAACCCTTCATTTACGTATTAAAAAACACGCTGATCAGGCACTTGAAGTCGCAGAGTACTTGAAGAATCACAAGGGGGTTGAATGGGTCAACTATCCTGGCCTGACCGATCACCCGACCCATCAGCTAGCTGAGAAATATTTCAATTATGGATATGGTTCGATTGTTGTTTTCGGTATTAAAGGGGACCGGGAAGCAGGACGCAAATTAATTGATCATACTACCATTTGGTCCCATGTCGCAAATGTCGGCGATGCCAAATCATTGATTATCCATCCAGCATCGACCACCCACCAGCAGTTGAGTGAAGAAAACTTACAAAAATCAGGTGTAAAAGAGGAGCTTGTACGTTTGTCTGTAGGACTAGAGTCTGTGGAAGATTTGATACACGACCTCGATTGTGCAATAGAGCACGCGACAGGATATAGCCAGCCTTATGGTACTGCAAAAAATCTCGCAGAAAAAATTCTTGTCTCTTCTCTGTCTAGATCGAATGAAGAAATACGGCAAAAGGTGATTGCTATCATCCAATCTTCTGACAAAAGTCATGGAAACGAAGAAAAGAAATTAGCAAGGTTAGGCTTCAAAGTTATTCCATTACAACAAGTAGAAGATGTAATTGATTTAACTTCACCAGTGGATATTGTGTACGTGGACCGTCTCGATGAGGAAATCCTTCAAATAGCTGATTCTATAAACCCTTCCCTCATCTGGTCACAAAAACCTTATAAAAGCGAAAGTGATCATATTTTCTCTGGGTTGAATCTATACGAAGCCATCATCACTATTCAATCAGGGAAAGACATTACAACTACTCTGGTATCTGTATAA
- the kynA gene encoding tryptophan 2,3-dioxygenase translates to MSDRYNKENENVHTDFAERMTYGEYLNLDELLAAQNRLSSHHDEMLFIIIHQVSELWMKLTLHELYAAIDAIRQNELQPAFKMLARVSSIQKQIIQAWDVLSTLTPAEYMEFRDQLGQASGFQSYQYRMIEFALGYKTPHVLKIYKKNPELHKQLLDSFESPSIYDATIEKLSEAGFNINPDLIGRDYTQAYEYDASVEAAWAKVYKNVDQYWELYQLAEKLVDIEDSLQQWRFRHMKTVERIIGHKKGTGGSSGVGYLKKVLDHRFFPELWDVRTNV, encoded by the coding sequence ATGAGTGATCGATATAACAAAGAAAACGAAAATGTCCATACGGATTTTGCGGAGCGGATGACCTATGGGGAATACTTGAATTTGGATGAGTTGCTGGCAGCGCAAAACCGTCTCTCCTCCCATCATGATGAAATGCTTTTCATCATTATCCACCAAGTGAGTGAACTGTGGATGAAGCTGACTTTGCACGAACTTTATGCAGCCATTGATGCCATACGTCAGAATGAGCTCCAACCAGCATTTAAAATGCTGGCACGGGTCTCTAGCATCCAAAAGCAAATCATTCAAGCTTGGGATGTATTATCGACTCTGACCCCGGCAGAATATATGGAATTCCGTGACCAGTTGGGCCAAGCCTCAGGTTTCCAATCTTATCAATATCGAATGATTGAATTTGCTTTAGGTTATAAGACCCCTCATGTATTGAAGATTTATAAAAAGAATCCTGAGTTACATAAACAATTGTTAGATTCTTTTGAATCTCCGAGCATTTATGATGCTACGATTGAAAAACTCTCTGAAGCAGGTTTTAATATAAACCCTGATCTTATCGGGCGTGATTATACGCAAGCATATGAGTATGATGCCTCTGTTGAAGCTGCGTGGGCTAAGGTTTATAAAAATGTCGATCAGTATTGGGAGTTATACCAGTTGGCGGAAAAGTTAGTAGATATAGAAGATAGTCTGCAACAGTGGCGCTTCAGACATATGAAGACAGTCGAAAGGATCATCGGACACAAAAAAGGGACAGGCGGGTCCTCTGGTGTCGGTTATTTGAAAAAAGTTCTGGACCACCGTTTTTTTCCGGAATTATGGGACGTCCGTACAAATGTTTAA